From the Gasterosteus aculeatus chromosome 13, fGasAcu3.hap1.1, whole genome shotgun sequence genome, one window contains:
- the riok2 gene encoding serine/threonine-protein kinase RIO2 translates to MGKLNVVLLRYLSRDDFRVLTAVEMGMKNHELVPVGLVSSIASLKHGGCNKVLRELVKHKLMVYERSRAVQGYRLNYGGYDYLALKTLCAREVIISVGNQMGVGKESDIYIVASPNDEQYALKLHRLGRTSFRNLKNKRDYHQHRKNMSWLYLSRLSAMKEFAYMKALYDRGFPVPRPVDYNRHAVVMEFINGYPLCQVHDLQDPPGLYSEFMELIVKLANHGLIHGDFNEFNLMLDDQDHITMIDFPQMVSTSHVNAEWYFDRDVKCIRDFFAKRHNYESERYPTFKDIRRSCSLDVEVSASGFTKEMERDGALLHPAGPEGEEDDDDDDDDDDDDDEEEEEDDDEKEKEEAVDVEEYKHAILELEGLKVSDVTADIQNEEEKREEHKETETTSAARSNEEPDKELEEELNEAEDECSELEGLSASNKEFKPFRDSDSLLHMAEHRRMRTDSEGTVGSVGSCSTIPPAVVREKVRRQLTKQQKAAQRRRLQKGEANLATKSRRENQSNIKSSMEDASFWG, encoded by the exons ATGGGGAAGCTGAATGTCGTATTGTTGAGATACTTATCCCGAGATGACTTCCGTGTCCTCACTGCG GTTGAGATGGGAATGAAAAACCATGAGCTTGTTCCAGTGGGTCTCGTGTCCTCCATAGCCAGCCTCAAACACGGCGGGTGCAACAAGGTCCTCCGAGAGCTTGTTAAACACAAACTCATGGTCTATGAACGCTCCAGGG CGGTGCAGGGTTACAGGTTGAACTATGGAGGATATGACTACTTGGCTCTGAAGACCTTGTGCGCCAGAGAAGTTATCATTTCAGTTGGCAACCAGATGGGTGTCGGTAAAGAGTCAG ATATATATATTGTGGCGAGTCCAAATGACGAACAGTACGCTCTGAAGCTTCACAGATTGGGTCGTACCTCCTTCAGAAACCTGAAGAACAAGAGAGATTACCACCAACACAGGAAGAACATGTCCTGGCTATACCTCTCCCGCCTGTCTGCCATGAAGGAGTTTGCCTACATGAAG GCGCTCTATGATCGGGGCTTTCCTGTTCCCAGACCGGTGGACTATAACAGACACGCTGTAGTGATGGAGTTCATCAATGGATATCCATT GTGTCAAGTGCATGACCTGCAGGATCCTCCTGGCCTCTACAGTGAGTTCATGGAGCTCATAGTCAAACTGGCCAATCACGGCCTGATTCATGGAGACTTTAACGAGTTCAACCTTATGCTGGACGACCAGGACCACATAACTATGATCGACTTCCCTCAGATGGTGTCCACCTCCCACGTTAATGCTGAATG GTATTTTGACAGAGATGTCAAATGTATCCGAGATTTCTTTGCCAAGCGACACAATTACGAAAGCGAGCGCTACCCGACCTTCAAAGACATCAG GCGGTCTTGTTCTCTTGATGTCGAAGTCTCAGCTAGCGGCTTCaccaaagagatggagagagatggtGCATTGCTACATCCAGCTGGACCtgagggagaggaagatgatgatgacgatgatgatgatgatgatgacgacgatgaggaggaggaggaggatgacgacgaaaaggaaaaagaagaggcTGTGGACGTTGAAGAATACAAGCATGCCATTCTGGAACTGGAAGGTCTGAAAGTCAGCGACGTGACAGCAGACATCCAaaatgaggaggaaaagagggaagaaCATAAAGAGACTGAGACAACATCTGCTGCAAGAAGTAATGAAGAACCAGATAAGGAGTTAGAGGAAGAGTTGAATGAGGCAGAGGATGAGTGTTCGGAGCTGGAAGGCCTTTCTGCCTCAAACAAAGAATTTAAACCCTTCAG AGACTCGGACAGTCTTCTCCACATGGCGGAGCacaggaggatgaggacggATAGTGAGGGCACAGTGGGCAGCGTAGGGAGCTGCAGCACAATACCACCG GCGGTGGTCCGTGAGAAGGTGCGCAGGCAGCTCACCAAACAGCAGAAGGCTGCACAGAGGAGACGTCTGCAGAAAGGAGAAGCCAACTTGGCGACCAAATCCAGGAGAGAGAACCAAAGCAACATCAAGTCTAGCATGGAAGATGCGTCCTTCTGGGGATAA